Proteins encoded together in one Fibrobacter sp. UWR2 window:
- the fabD gene encoding ACP S-malonyltransferase, translated as MSKTILLFPGQGAQYVGMGQTLASTFEPAKKIMQQADEILGFSLSKLMAEGPEDVLKSTDNTQPALFTVSAMVMELLKSEGFAFDYVAGHSLGEYSAIYAAGGFSFEEGLRLVRTRGELMASAGSKNPGAMAAIMGQDEAKILELCEAVKDVGAVVPANINCPGQIVVSGAVAGVNKLVENCGAAGIKAIPLAVSGAFHSPLMQFAQAGLAEAIAKTKFNDVEKPVIANVIAEPVTKGSEIADLLVRQLVSPVRWNDCMNKAMSLGVTQGVEVGSGKVLMGLMRKISRDVKVTPVETIEAFQALKG; from the coding sequence ATGTCTAAGACGATTCTGCTTTTCCCTGGCCAGGGTGCCCAGTACGTGGGCATGGGCCAGACCCTCGCCTCCACTTTCGAACCGGCCAAGAAGATTATGCAGCAGGCCGACGAGATTCTCGGCTTCTCGCTCTCCAAGCTCATGGCCGAAGGCCCCGAAGATGTTTTGAAGAGCACCGACAACACGCAGCCGGCTCTCTTTACCGTGTCTGCGATGGTGATGGAACTCCTCAAGTCCGAAGGCTTTGCCTTTGACTACGTGGCTGGGCATTCCCTCGGTGAATATTCCGCCATCTACGCTGCTGGCGGTTTTAGCTTTGAAGAGGGCCTCCGCCTGGTGCGTACCCGCGGCGAACTCATGGCCAGCGCCGGTAGCAAGAACCCGGGTGCGATGGCCGCCATCATGGGCCAGGACGAAGCCAAGATTCTTGAACTTTGCGAAGCCGTGAAGGACGTGGGCGCCGTGGTGCCCGCCAACATCAACTGCCCGGGCCAGATTGTGGTGTCCGGTGCCGTCGCCGGCGTGAACAAACTCGTGGAAAACTGCGGTGCCGCCGGTATCAAGGCCATCCCGCTCGCCGTCTCCGGCGCCTTCCACAGCCCGCTGATGCAGTTCGCACAGGCTGGCCTCGCCGAAGCCATCGCGAAGACCAAGTTTAACGATGTCGAAAAGCCGGTCATCGCCAACGTGATTGCTGAACCGGTCACGAAGGGCTCCGAAATTGCCGACCTGCTGGTGCGCCAGCTGGTGTCTCCGGTCCGCTGGAACGACTGCATGAACAAGGCCATGTCCTTGGGCGTGACGCAGGGTGTCGAAGTGGGCTCCGGCAAGGTGCTCATGGGCCTGATGCGCAAGATTAGCCGCGACGTGAAGGTCACGCCGGTCGAAACCATCGAAGCCTTCCAGGCTTTAAAGGGGTAA
- the fabG gene encoding 3-oxoacyl-[acyl-carrier-protein] reductase — MGKLTGKKAIVTGASRGIGLAIATKLASEGADVAILSTSVKEELAAKLSAELGVQVKSYACNVADSQTVQDVFKQIIADMGTVDILVNNAGITRDGLLMRMKDEDFDAVIATNLRSVFLCTRAVARTMMGKRTGRIINISSINALRGQAGQANYAAAKAGIIGMTRSNSREFASRGITVNAIAPGFIGTDMTAAMDDATKEKYAAQIPLGRIGKPEDVANAVAFLASDDACYITGQILGVDGGLNA, encoded by the coding sequence ATGGGTAAACTTACAGGTAAAAAGGCCATTGTCACCGGTGCTTCCCGCGGTATCGGTCTCGCTATCGCCACCAAGCTCGCGAGCGAAGGCGCCGACGTCGCCATCCTCTCCACCTCGGTCAAGGAAGAACTGGCGGCCAAACTTTCCGCCGAACTTGGGGTGCAGGTCAAGAGCTACGCATGCAACGTTGCCGACTCCCAGACCGTGCAGGACGTGTTCAAGCAGATTATCGCCGACATGGGAACGGTCGACATCCTGGTGAACAACGCCGGCATTACCCGCGATGGCCTCCTGATGCGCATGAAGGACGAAGACTTTGACGCCGTCATCGCCACCAACCTGCGTTCCGTGTTCCTGTGCACCCGCGCCGTCGCCCGCACCATGATGGGCAAGCGTACCGGCCGCATCATCAACATTTCGAGCATTAACGCCCTGCGTGGCCAGGCAGGCCAGGCGAACTACGCCGCCGCCAAGGCCGGCATCATCGGCATGACCCGTTCCAACTCGAGGGAATTTGCCTCCCGCGGCATCACGGTGAACGCAATCGCCCCCGGCTTTATCGGTACCGACATGACCGCCGCCATGGACGACGCCACCAAGGAAAAATATGCAGCTCAAATCCCTCTCGGACGTATCGGAAAACCCGAAGACGTGGCCAATGCGGTCGCATTTTTGGCATCTGACGACGCCTGCTACATCACCGGCCAGATTCTGGGCGTTGATGGGGGGTTGAACGCCTAG
- the acpP gene encoding acyl carrier protein yields the protein MTQEEIFQKITDVIVAKLEVKAEDVKMESEFGNDLGADSLDRVELVMALEDAFEVEILDTDAEKFQKVSDVVAFLEEKKK from the coding sequence ATGACACAAGAAGAAATTTTCCAGAAGATCACCGACGTCATCGTCGCCAAGCTCGAAGTCAAGGCCGAAGACGTGAAGATGGAATCTGAATTCGGTAACGACCTCGGTGCCGACTCCCTCGATCGCGTCGAGCTCGTGATGGCTCTCGAAGACGCTTTCGAAGTCGAAATCCTGGATACCGACGCTGAAAAGTTCCAGAAGGTTTCCGACGTGGTTGCCTTCCTGGAAGAAAAGAAGAAGTAA
- the rnc gene encoding ribonuclease III, whose translation MEEKNMLHKLLKLWFRQKSGEGLEAKLGYRFKDPELLAHALVHRSYLSGRDLPYESNNERLEFLGDSVLNMLTTEFLYKMYPDDPEGDLSKRKSAIVSGHACAQSSKEWSLSEYVKLGKAEAKMGGRGKESILADAYEAVLGAVYLDGGLEEVRAILNRFHFPRVKEIIVAEDFVNFKSELLEYTQGGALRVSPEYEIVGEEGPEHQKEFTAEVRVNGKVYGRGVGPNKKKAEQEAARVALAALKAEDAERAKNAPEVAEPEKPVKPKRYFRP comes from the coding sequence TTGGAAGAAAAGAACATGCTGCACAAACTGCTGAAACTCTGGTTTCGCCAGAAGTCCGGTGAGGGGCTTGAGGCAAAGCTTGGGTACAGGTTCAAGGATCCGGAGCTGCTGGCCCATGCGCTGGTGCACAGGTCTTACCTGTCGGGGCGGGACTTGCCCTACGAGAGCAACAACGAGCGCCTGGAGTTCCTGGGCGATTCCGTGCTGAACATGCTCACCACGGAATTCCTGTACAAGATGTATCCCGACGACCCGGAAGGCGACCTCTCCAAGCGGAAGAGCGCGATTGTTTCGGGCCATGCGTGCGCGCAGTCCTCGAAGGAATGGAGCCTGAGCGAATACGTGAAGCTCGGGAAGGCCGAGGCGAAGATGGGCGGCCGTGGCAAGGAAAGCATTCTGGCCGATGCCTACGAGGCCGTGCTCGGGGCGGTGTACCTCGACGGCGGGCTCGAGGAAGTCCGCGCCATCCTCAACAGGTTCCATTTCCCGCGTGTAAAGGAAATCATCGTAGCCGAGGACTTCGTGAACTTCAAGAGCGAACTGCTTGAGTACACGCAGGGAGGCGCGTTGCGCGTATCCCCGGAATACGAAATCGTGGGCGAGGAAGGCCCGGAACACCAGAAGGAATTTACCGCCGAGGTGCGCGTAAACGGGAAGGTGTATGGCCGTGGCGTTGGCCCGAACAAGAAGAAGGCCGAACAGGAGGCTGCCCGCGTGGCGCTTGCGGCGCTCAAGGCCGAAGACGCAGAACGCGCGAAGAACGCCCCCGAAGTTGCCGAACCCGAAAAGCCCGTGAAACCCAAAAGGTATTTTAGACCTTAG
- a CDS encoding extracellular solute-binding protein → MKNMKFYGVALVSLMVSAMALTACNEQGTSKSAKAAGGELNCPELPQDPEATGEFDPIASKDARPCGTITLWGSAMPKSFNMWEDYNSFSAELMGMMFEPLVSLHSTEDREVGILADSWSVSEDGKTFTFHVDARARWSDGKPVTAEDVQYYYDVIMDEKNLTPIFKVGLSRFDRPEVVDSLTVKMTAKESHWGNFWEAAGMLAFPKHAWAGKDFNQIRYEFPVVSGPYKIKTFREDRYVELARRADWWGFKKNWNRGKYNFEKIRYRFMNDQTKALEAFKKQDFNAYAIYTSSIWMKQTDFDAVKKGWAVKQRIFNKEPIGFQGMAINLRKPQFQDVRVRRALSMLLNREAMNEKYMFGQYFLLNSYYPDLWEGNKNPTAPLYTFNPDSARALFAEAGYKVNAQGVLEKDGKPFAINFITSQEDLRHLTLFQEDLKKVGVVATIEQMSQSTLRKRLDDADFDLYWVNWGAGRLRDPEASWSSATALQKGTNNLAGVQDKVVDSLINLQKTEFDLAKRNEILKALDNRLAEIVPYVLMWQCDHHRILYWNRYGTPEKVLDHFNREDAIPVYWWLDPEKSKKLDAAMKSGESLPIPEYDVK, encoded by the coding sequence ATGAAGAATATGAAGTTTTATGGAGTAGCACTTGTATCCCTGATGGTATCGGCGATGGCCCTTACCGCCTGCAACGAGCAAGGAACTTCTAAGTCCGCGAAGGCTGCGGGTGGCGAGTTGAACTGCCCGGAACTGCCGCAGGACCCGGAAGCCACGGGCGAGTTCGACCCGATTGCCTCCAAGGACGCCCGCCCCTGCGGCACGATTACCCTCTGGGGCTCCGCGATGCCGAAGTCGTTCAACATGTGGGAAGACTACAACAGTTTCTCTGCCGAACTCATGGGCATGATGTTCGAGCCGCTCGTGAGTCTGCACTCCACCGAGGACCGCGAAGTCGGTATCCTCGCCGATAGTTGGAGCGTATCGGAAGACGGCAAGACGTTTACCTTCCACGTGGATGCGCGGGCCCGGTGGAGCGACGGCAAGCCCGTCACCGCCGAAGACGTGCAGTACTACTACGACGTCATCATGGACGAGAAGAACCTCACGCCGATTTTCAAGGTCGGGCTTAGCCGTTTCGACCGCCCGGAGGTGGTCGACAGCCTCACGGTGAAGATGACCGCGAAGGAATCCCACTGGGGCAACTTCTGGGAAGCCGCAGGCATGCTCGCGTTCCCCAAGCACGCCTGGGCGGGCAAGGACTTCAACCAGATCCGCTACGAGTTCCCGGTAGTTTCGGGCCCGTACAAGATCAAGACCTTCCGCGAAGACCGCTACGTAGAACTCGCTCGCCGCGCCGACTGGTGGGGCTTCAAGAAGAACTGGAACCGCGGCAAGTACAACTTCGAAAAGATCCGCTACCGCTTCATGAACGACCAGACGAAGGCGCTCGAAGCCTTCAAGAAGCAGGACTTCAACGCTTACGCCATCTACACCAGCAGCATTTGGATGAAGCAGACCGATTTCGATGCCGTCAAGAAGGGCTGGGCCGTGAAGCAGCGCATCTTCAACAAGGAGCCCATCGGCTTCCAGGGCATGGCCATCAATCTGCGTAAGCCGCAGTTCCAGGATGTGCGTGTGCGACGTGCCCTGAGCATGCTTTTAAACCGCGAGGCGATGAACGAGAAGTACATGTTTGGCCAGTACTTCTTGCTGAACAGCTACTACCCCGACCTGTGGGAAGGCAACAAGAACCCGACGGCGCCGCTCTACACGTTCAACCCGGACAGCGCCCGCGCCCTCTTTGCCGAAGCGGGCTACAAGGTGAACGCCCAGGGCGTTCTCGAGAAGGATGGCAAGCCGTTTGCAATTAACTTCATCACGAGCCAGGAAGACCTGCGCCACCTCACGCTGTTCCAGGAAGACCTGAAGAAGGTGGGCGTGGTGGCGACCATCGAGCAGATGAGCCAGAGCACGCTCCGCAAGCGCTTGGACGATGCCGACTTCGATTTGTACTGGGTGAACTGGGGCGCTGGCCGCCTCCGCGACCCCGAAGCCAGCTGGTCTTCGGCAACCGCTCTCCAGAAGGGTACGAACAACCTTGCCGGCGTGCAGGACAAGGTGGTCGATAGCTTAATCAACCTCCAGAAGACGGAATTCGACCTCGCGAAGCGTAACGAAATCCTGAAGGCGCTCGACAACCGTCTCGCCGAAATCGTGCCGTACGTGCTCATGTGGCAGTGCGACCACCATCGTATCCTCTACTGGAACCGCTACGGCACTCCCGAGAAGGTTCTGGACCACTTCAACCGCGAAGACGCCATCCCGGTTTACTGGTGGCTCGACCCGGAAAAGTCCAAGAAGCTCGACGCCGCCATGAAATCCGGCGAAAGCCTCCCGATTCCGGAATACGACGTGAAATAG
- a CDS encoding porin family protein, translating into MLKKILLAAVVAATATFAQINVGATLGANLSTLKGDDAEDIGTSIGFQAGVAGKFAVPVIPLVLVPEILIDMRNFSYDPGAEYNITTWALDIPVMARFSPMPVFYIEAGPQFAFNLSTSSDKVLGKDISDIFEFNTFEFDFVLGGGTDILPFVDIDFRVVLGLSDWMSGLVGEKGGDPWDTSNLQFMLGVTYWFL; encoded by the coding sequence ATGCTCAAGAAAATCCTCCTAGCAGCAGTCGTAGCAGCGACGGCCACCTTCGCACAAATCAATGTCGGCGCCACCCTCGGTGCCAACCTGAGCACCCTCAAGGGCGACGACGCCGAAGATATTGGCACCAGCATCGGTTTCCAGGCCGGTGTCGCCGGCAAGTTCGCCGTACCCGTCATCCCTCTCGTGCTCGTGCCGGAAATCTTGATCGACATGCGCAACTTCAGCTATGATCCCGGTGCGGAATATAACATCACGACTTGGGCATTGGACATTCCCGTGATGGCACGCTTCTCCCCGATGCCCGTGTTCTATATTGAAGCCGGTCCGCAGTTCGCGTTCAACCTGAGCACCTCCTCCGACAAGGTTCTCGGCAAGGACATTTCCGACATCTTCGAGTTCAACACCTTTGAATTCGACTTCGTCCTCGGTGGGGGCACGGACATCCTTCCGTTCGTAGACATCGACTTCCGCGTCGTACTCGGCCTGTCCGACTGGATGTCCGGCTTGGTCGGCGAGAAGGGAGGCGACCCCTGGGACACTTCCAACCTGCAGTTCATGCTCGGCGTCACCTACTGGTTCCTGTAG
- a CDS encoding porin family protein → MLKKIILAAVVAATATFAQINVGIHAGVDMNTMWGDDVEDDAATGVGFNAGVGMKISLPLLPITVAPEVLIDMRNLDISKNVTWTEWALDIPVLVRFSLLPILYLEAGPELAINLSVSAEDDDGNEVEYDDDEFNTMEFDLVFGIGTGIVPFVDIDFRVILGLTNIYADYETKLVTVKAKDASNMQFALGATYWF, encoded by the coding sequence ATGCTCAAGAAAATCATTCTGGCCGCAGTCGTAGCAGCGACGGCCACCTTCGCACAGATCAACGTCGGTATCCATGCCGGCGTGGACATGAACACCATGTGGGGCGACGACGTCGAAGACGATGCCGCTACTGGCGTAGGCTTCAATGCCGGTGTCGGCATGAAGATTTCCCTGCCGCTCCTGCCGATCACTGTCGCACCGGAAGTCTTGATTGACATGCGCAACCTTGACATCAGCAAGAACGTCACCTGGACCGAATGGGCATTGGACATTCCAGTTCTCGTCCGCTTCTCCCTGCTCCCCATCCTCTACCTGGAAGCCGGCCCGGAACTCGCCATCAACCTTAGCGTTTCTGCCGAAGATGACGACGGCAACGAAGTCGAGTACGACGACGACGAATTCAACACCATGGAATTCGACCTCGTATTCGGCATTGGCACGGGCATCGTTCCGTTCGTCGACATCGACTTCCGCGTGATTCTCGGCCTCACCAACATCTACGCCGACTACGAAACCAAGCTCGTGACCGTCAAGGCTAAGGACGCATCTAACATGCAGTTCGCCCTCGGCGCCACCTACTGGTTCTAA
- a CDS encoding transporter translates to MFKRVILAVALAISASFATWDYFPIRPAGSGTGEIGLYYDWDHRWSQAGLSAGARFSLLSVFEIAVMGFGYQVWGEDDCDDCVNGGDGLRDVTIGGRFQINPMVSAFIDAHLPIGREVYDGYNTTPPGNNEFAIYFGAQFSMPIKEAPGLKFGTEAGLDWGFEHTNPYDGRKGYERGLEMHLSGELDYTVPKSQVTPYLGMQFKLQLTEDTWEDGNKERGDNDDFDDGQFNLWLGVQVDISSAIYVKAHLKFRTGDMDGEATGLYMAGGFNF, encoded by the coding sequence ATGTTCAAAAGGGTTATTCTGGCCGTCGCGCTCGCCATCAGCGCTTCTTTTGCCACATGGGACTACTTCCCCATCCGCCCCGCAGGGAGCGGTACCGGCGAAATCGGGCTCTACTACGACTGGGACCACCGCTGGTCGCAGGCCGGCCTTTCGGCGGGCGCTCGCTTTTCGCTGCTTAGCGTCTTTGAAATTGCCGTCATGGGCTTTGGCTACCAGGTCTGGGGCGAAGACGACTGCGACGACTGCGTCAACGGCGGTGACGGCCTCCGTGACGTGACGATTGGCGGTAGGTTCCAGATCAACCCGATGGTCAGCGCCTTTATCGACGCCCACCTGCCTATCGGCCGCGAAGTGTACGACGGCTACAACACCACGCCCCCGGGCAACAACGAGTTCGCAATCTACTTCGGTGCACAGTTCTCCATGCCCATCAAGGAAGCTCCGGGCCTCAAGTTCGGTACGGAAGCGGGCCTCGACTGGGGTTTCGAGCACACCAACCCCTATGACGGTCGCAAGGGCTACGAACGCGGGCTCGAGATGCACCTCTCCGGCGAACTGGACTACACCGTACCTAAGTCGCAGGTCACTCCCTACCTCGGCATGCAATTCAAGCTCCAGCTGACCGAAGACACCTGGGAAGACGGCAACAAGGAAAGGGGCGACAACGACGACTTCGACGACGGACAGTTCAACCTGTGGCTCGGCGTCCAGGTCGACATCAGCAGCGCCATCTACGTGAAGGCCCACCTGAAGTTCCGCACCGGCGATATGGACGGCGAGGCGACCGGGCTCTACATGGCCGGCGGCTTCAATTTCTAG